CGCGCCGCCGCTGCCGGCCCAGTGGAACAGCAGGGAGTAGCCGTCGACGACCTCACGCTCGAGAGCGGCGTGCGCTGCCGGATACAAGCGCGCCAACGTGTCGATGAAGCGCGTGAACGCCTCCGCATCCACGAGGCGCTCATCGGCGTGCGAGACGGTCGGAATCTGCAGCAGCTCACGGAATCGGGCGATCGACGCCTCGGTGTCGGCACTCACGGCTCGAGCCTACGCGCGCGCGGCTAGGCTCGTCGCATGACCGACAACGCCCCCGGCACGACCGTGCCGACCGCGCCCATCCGCTGGGGAATCCTCGCCACGGGCGGCATCGCCCATGCGTTCACAAAGGACCTGCGGACGGCGGGTCTCACCGTCACCGCGGTCGGATCGCGCCGTCCGGAGTCGGCGCGCGCGTTCGCCGCCGACCATGACATCCCCCACGCGCACGGGTCGTACGAGGAGCTCGTCGCCGACCCCGACGTCGACATCGTCTACGTCGCCTCGCCGCACAGCCACCACCGGGAGCACGCGATCCTCGCGCTCGAGGCCGGCAAGCACGTTCTCATCGAGAAGGCCGTGACGCTGGATGCCGATGAGGCCATCGCGATCCGTGACATCGCCGCCGGGCGCGGACTGCTGGCGATGGAGGCGATGTGGACGCGGTATCTGCCGCACATGGTCCGCATTCGTGAGCTCATCGCCGACGGCACGCTGGGCGAGGTGCGCGCCGTCATCGCCGACCACACGCAGTCGCTTCCCACCGACCCGGCGCATCGATTGAACGCGCTCGAACTCGGCGGGGGCGCCCTCCTGGATCTCGGCATCTATCCCGTCTCCTTCGCGTGGGACGTGCTCGGGCCGATGACCGAGATCCGTGCCGTGGGCCGCCTCGGCGACACCGGAGCCGACACCGAGGTCGCGATCGCCGCCGTCCACGCGGGCGGCGCGGTCTCGTCGATCGCGACCAGCTCGCGCGCCGCCGGCCCGAACACGGCCCACGTGGTCGGCACGAAGGCGCGGATCGACATCGATCGCGTCTGGTACGAGCCCACCTCCTTCCGGGTCACCGCGACCGACGGCACCGTGATCGAGGAGTACCGCTCTGAGGTGGATGGCCGCGGCATGCAGTTCCAGGCCCTCGCCGCCGAGCGGTTGCTGCGGGAGGGGCGCACCGACAGCGACCTGCTGCCGTTCGCGGAGTCGATCGCGATCATGCACGCGCTCGACGACGTGCGAGGCCAGCTCGGCGTGGCCTACCCGAAGGTGCGCTGACATGGTCGAACTGCAGGGCAACCGCGTCGCCGTCTACCTCGACTTCGACAACATCGTCATGAGTTGGTACGACCGCGTGCACGGGCGCAACTCCTACGCCGCCGACCGCCAGAAGATCATCGCCGACCCCGATGCCCCCGAGATCGCACAGCGTCTGAAGGATGCCACGATCGATGTCGGGGCGATCATCGACTACGCGGCCTCCTTCGGAACCCTCGTGCTCACGCGCGCCTATGCCGACTGGTCGTCGCCGGTCAACGCGCTCTACCGTTCGCAGCTGGTGGCCCGCGCCGTCGACCTCGTGCAGCTGTTCCCCGCGGCGGCGTACGCGAAGAACGGCGCCGACATCCGCCTGGCGGTCGACACCGTCGAGGACATGTTCCGCCTGCCCGACCTCACCCACGTCGTGATCGTCGCCGGAGACAGCGACTACGTCCCGCTCGCGCAGCGCTGCAAGCGTCTCGGACGCGTCGTGGTGGGTGTCGGCGTGGCCGGTTCGACGGCCAAGTCGCTCGCAGCGGCGTGCGACCAGTTCGACTCCTACGACTCGCTGCCCGGAGTGGTGCTGCCCGCGTCGGCTGCGACCCAGAAGAAGGCGGATGCCGCCGCCACCTCGGCCCCCTCTTCGTCGCGCCGGCGCAAGAAGACCGAAGACCCGACGGCTGAGCTTCTCGGGCGTGCGCTGCGTCTGGAGCAGGAGCGCACCGACGACGAGTGGGTGCACCTGTCGGCGGTGAAGAACCTGCTCAAGCGCATGGATCCGTCCTTCAGCGAGAAGGCGCTGGGGCACCGGTCCTTCTCCGACTTCGTGAAGGCCTACCCCGGCGTCGCCGACATCGACGAGACGACGAACATCGTGCGGGTGCGTCCCCACTCCGGCGACGACGGCACGGCCGACGGGAGCTGATGCCGTCGGCCGTGCCGTGATCCCTCTCAGGCGGCGAGCGGGATCACCCCGACGAGCACGCCGACGGCGAGCATCGCCAGCGAGACGAGCGCGGCCCGCCACAGCACCTTCTTGTGGTGATCTCCGAGGTTGACGTTCGCCAGCGACACCAGAAGCAGGATCGCCGGGACGAGCGGGCTCTGCAGATGCACGGGCTGCCCGGTGATGGAGGCGCGCGCCATCTCCACGGGTGCGATGCCGAAGTGCGAGGCGCTTTCGGCCAGCACCGGCAGGATGCCGAAGTAGAACGCGTCGTTGGACATGAAGAACGTGAACGGGATCGACAGCACGCCCGTGATGACCGCGAGGAAGGGTCCCATTTCGGCGGGGATCACTGCCGTGATCCACGAGGCCATCGCCGTCACCATCCCGGTGCCGTTGAGCACGCCGACCAGCACACCGGCGGCGAGGACCATCGACACGACGCCGACGATCGAGGGGGCGTGCGCGACGATCTCGTCCGCCTGGCTCTTGAGCTTCGGGAAGTTGACGATCAGTGCGATCGCCGCACCGACCATGAACACGAACGCCAGCGGGAACAGGTCCAGCACCAGCAGCACCATGACGGCGACGGTCAGCGCGAGGTTGAACCAGATCAGACGCGGACGCAGTGTGGGCCGGTTCGGGTCGAGCATGGTGTCGGCCATGGCCGTGTCGGCGGCATCCACAAGCGCGGTGGCTGCGACCGCATCGCGCGCACCCCGGACGGTGACGATGTTGCCGGTGCGCAGCGTCGCGGCGGCACCGGGCTTCGGCTCGGCGCCGCGGAAGAGGCGAGGCGCGCCGAAGATCCCGTCGCCGCGGGTCGACTCGATGCGCGTGGTGTCGATCGAGCCGGCGAGGCGGCGACGCTCGCCGAGGCCGAGGAACCAGGCGAAGGCCAACGAGATCACGAGACCGGTCGCGAGCGAGGGGAGCATGGGTACGAAGATGTCCGTCGGCTGCAGCGACAGGGCGGATGCCGCGCGCACGGTGGGACCGCCCCACGGCACGATGTTGAGCGTGCCGTTCATGAGTCCCGCGACACAGGTGAGGACGACCGGGCTCATGCCCAGACGCAGGTAGATCGGCAGCATCGCGGAGGTCGTGATGATGAACGTCGTCGATCCGTCGCCGTCCAGCGACACCGCCCCGGCCAGCAGCGCGGTGCCCAGCACCACCTTGGCGGGATCGTCGCCGAGCACGCGGGTGATCAGACGGATGAGGGGGTCGAACAGACCGACGTCGATCATGATCCCGAAGTACATGATCGCGAACATGAGCAGGGCCGCCGTCGGCGCCATGGACTTGATCGCGTCCATGATCATGTCCCCCAGGCCGAAGCCGGCGCCGGCGAACAGGCCGAAGATCGTCGGCACCACGATCAGGGCGACCATGGGGGTCAGTCGGCGCGTCATGATCAGCGCCATGAACGTCAGCACCATCGTGAACCCGAGGACGACCAGCACACCGTCCGACGGCGTGAACGCCAGGTCGTAGCCCTCGTCGGCCGCGGCCGCGAGTGACGTGAGAACAGGGGGCATCTCGACTCCTTCGTCTGCGGCCGACGCGCCTCGTCGACCGGATTCCGCGACTCTAGGGATGCCACCGCGCCCGCGCGCGGTATCTCTCATTGCACGGACTTCTGCGCGCAACGCGAGTTCAGCGCATTATGCTCACCAGATGAGGTTCGCGACGCGGGTGATGCTCGTGCAGCTGGCGACGGTCGCCGTCGTCGTCGCCGCCTGCGTGCTCGTCTTCGTGCTGCTCGGCATCCAGCAGCTGCGGGCCGCGGCCGAGACGTCGGCCCTGAACATCGCCCGCACCGTCGCCGTCGATCCGCAGGTACGCGCGGCGGTGGCCGAGATCAGCGCCGATCCCGGAACACCCCGCGGCGCGGACCTGAGGGACGCTCCGCTGCAGGATCTGGCCGCCGACGTCACCGCGCGCACCGGCACCCTGTTCGTCGTGATCACCGATGACCACGGCATCCGACTGGCCCACCCGGACCCCGCCCTCCTCGGCCAGCCGGTCAGCACCGACTTCCGCGAGGTGCTCGCCGGCAACGAGGTCGTCACGTGGCAGCAGGGCACGCTCGGCGTCTCGGCACGCGCGAAGGTGCCGATCTGGCCTCCGGGAGCGGAGGGCGTCCGCCCGGCGAACGTCTCCCCGGTCGGCGAGGTGAGCGTGGGGTTCGAACCGGCCAGCGTGTTCGATGATCTGCCGGCGCTGCTCGGCGGAGTCGCCGCGGCCGCCGGTGCCGGCGTGATGCTCGCGGCGGTCGCCGGGATCATGCTGCGACGGCGATGGGAACGGCTCACGTTGGGTCTGCAGCCGGAAGAGCTCGTCGCTCTCGTGCAGAATCAGGCCGCCGTCCTCGACGGGGTCGGCGACGGGGTCGTGGCCCTCGACGACGACGGCGTCGTGCGCCTCTGCAATGAAGCAGCGCGGCGGATGCTGGGGCTCGAGGAGCCCACGGGGGCGACGTTGGAGCAGCTGGGCATCGCCCCCGCGATCCTCGCAGCGGCCCGTGACGGCACGGCGAGCGAGGGTGTGGTCGTGGGTGAGCGGGTGCTCTACGCCGATGCGCAGCCGGTGCGCCGCGGCGGGCGCGACCTCGGCACCGTGCTGATCGTCCGCGACCGCACCGACGTCGCCGCGCTCAGCGAGCGACTCGACACGGTGCGGGCCATGACCGGCGCGCTGCGGGTTCAGCGTCACGAGTTCGCCAACCGCCTGCACGTCGCCGTCGGCATGCTCGACGCCGACCGCCCGGGCGAGGCGCGGGAGTTCCTGGGCGAGCAGCTGCATCGCGGACCGGTCGACTACCCCGTCGAGAACATCGACCGTATCGGCGACAGCCTCCTGCATGCCCTCATCGGCGCCCATGGCCTCGAGGCAGGCGAGCGCGGCGTACGCGTATCCGTCGACCCGGACTCGCTGCTGCTGGCACCGCTGATCGAGGTGGAGGATGTGGCCGCCGTGCTCGGCAACCTCGTCGACAACGCGGTGCGCGCTGCCGTCGAGGGCGCCCCGCCGCGCCATGTGCAGATCGGGTGCTTCGGCGACGGGCACGATCTGGTCCTCACCGTCGCCGACTCCGGCGCGGGGGTGGCCGCCGACATCGATCTCTTCTCACGCGGCCGTCGCGACGCTGCCGACATCGACCGGGTGCACGGGCTCGGCGTGGGCCTGCCGTTGTCCCGCGAGCTCGCGCGCCGCCGCGGCGGCGAGGTGTGGCTCATCGCGGCCGGAGGAACCGCACCGCACACGGGTGCCGTGTTCGGCGCCCGGCTGCACGGCGTTCTCGGCGACGTCCCCGCCGAGGACTCCCCCGAATCCGGCCCTGCACCTGACGTGTTCGCCGACCGAAGGGATCCCACCTCATGACGACACCTCTGCGCGTCCTCGTCGTCGACGACGACTTCCGCGTCGCAGGGCTGCATCGCGAGATCGTGGCGGAGAGATCCGCCTACCGCGCACTCGAGCCCGCGCGCACGCTCGCCGACGCGACCGCCGCCGTCCGCTCCGAGCACCCTGACCTTCTGCTCGTCGACGCGTATCTGCCGGACGGCGACGGGATCGCCTTCGTGCGCGAGACCCCGATCGACGCCTTCGTACTCTCGGCCGCGACCGACGCGGCGACCGTGCGCCGCGCCCTGCGCGCCGGCGCCCTCGGCTACCTCGTCAAGCCGTTCGAGCGGCGCACGCTCGTCGACGTCCTCGATCGCTACGCCCGCTTCCGCAACGTGCTCGACGAACAGCGCACGGTGTCTCAGGACGAGATCGATCGGGCCCTCGGCATCCTCCACGCGGCAAGCGACACGTCCTCCGTATCGCGATCGGCGACGGAGCAGGTGATCCTCGGGGCCCTCGGCGACGACGAGTCCTCGGCATCGGAGATCGCCGATCGCGCCGGCGTCTCTCGCGCCACCGCGCAGCGTCACCTCGCGGCGTTGGCGACCCGCGGCATCGTGGAGGTGCGGCTGCGCTACGGCACCACTGGCCGCCCGGAGCACCGGTACGCGCGGCGACGCACGTAGGCAAGCCCGCGCACAGGGGGCCGGTGCACGAGCGCACACGCGCTGTGCAGCATTCAACCTTGTACCTGAATCGCTTTTCAGGTAGCGTCCACGGCGCGGCATCCCCCGCCGCACCGCGCTCTACAAGGAGGTATCAGCGCATGGTTTCAGCGACCGCATCGCATGGCACACCCCCGCAGTCCGGTCTTCGCCGGGTCGTCAGCGCCTCGATGGCCGGAACGATCGTGGAGTGGTACGAGTTCTTCCTCTATGCCACGGCGGCCACGCTCGTGTTCAACCTGATCATGTTCCCGCCGTCCGACGACCCCTACGCCGGCATCATCGCGGCGTTCGTCACCTATGCGGTCGGCTTCATCGCCCGCCCGCTGGGCGGCATCGTGTTCGGCCACTTCGGTGACAAGTACGGACGCAAGAAGCTCCTGCAGCTGGCCATCATCCTCGTCGGTGTGGCGACGTTCCTCATGGGCTGCCTGCCGACCTTCCAGCAGGTCGGCTACTGGGCGCCGGCACTGCTGGTGCTGCTGCGCTTCGCCCAGGGCTTCGCTGTCGGCGGTGAATGGGGCGGCGGCGTCCTGCTGGTCGCCGAGCACTCCCCCGACAAGACACGCGGATTCTGGGCGTCATTCCCCCAGGCGGCCGTGCCGATCGGCAACCTCGTCGCGACCGTCGTGCTGCTCGTGCTCAGCCGCACCCTATCCGCGGAGGCGTTCCTCGCCTGGGGCTGGCGGGTCGGGTTCTGGCTGTCGGTGGTGATCGTGGCGATCGGCTACTACATACGCACCAAGATCAGCGATGCGCCGATCTTCCTCGAAGCGCAGAAAGAGGCGGAGGAGCAGAAGCACGACCGTTACGGCGTTTTTGAGGTCGTCCGCCGCTATCCGCGCGGCGTGCTCACCGCGATGGGTCTGCGCTTCGCGGAGAACATCATGTACTACCTCGTGGTCACCTTCTCGATCACGTACCTGAAGATCGCCCTCGATGTGAACACGGCCGAGATCCTCGGCATGCTGGTGATCGCCCACATCGTCCACATGATCGTCATCCCGCTGGTCGGTGCCCTCGCCGACCGCATCGGGCGCAAGCCCGTCTACGCGATCGGCACGGTCGGCGCGGCAGCGTGGGGCTTCATCGCCTTCCCGATGTTCAACACGAAGGAGCCGGCGATCATCATCCTGGCGATCTGCCTGGGCCTGGTGATCCACTCCTTCATGTACGCCCCTCAGCCGGCGATCATGTCGGAGATGTTCCCGACCCGCATGCGGTATTCCGGCGTCTCGCTCGGCTACCAGGTGACGTCCATCGTCGCCGGCTCGCTCGCGCCGATCATCGCGACGGCCCTGCTGTCGGCCTCGGGCAGCTACATCCCCGTCGCACTGTATCTGGCGCTCGCCGCCGCGATCACGCTCATCGCGGTGGTCTCGATGCGCGAGACCAAGGGCAGCTCCCTGCACGAGCTCGACCGCGTGGATCGCGAGCGCCTGGTCACCGAGACGGGAACCGTGCGGGTGCAGGCCCCGCGCTGAGCGCTTGGTGCGCAGATGCGGGGGTGGATGCCGCGGCATCCGCCCCCGCTCGCCTCAGTCTCGGGTCGCGAGCAGCGCCCAGGCGACCAGCAGCGGCTGGAAGAGCAAGCGCGTCAGACGAGCGGCATCGCTGTCCAGACCGAAGGCCGGACGCCGATCCACGGCCTGCGCGATGTTGCCGGGGAAGATCGCGATGAAGAACGCGGCGAGAAGGGCGCCGACACGCCTGCGCTCCTTCGGCAGCACGACCAGAGCGGCTCCGAGCATGATCTCCACCGCGCCGGAGGCGACCACGACGGCGTCCTTGTCGATCGGCAGGACATCGGTGACGACGTCGGGGACCTGCGCCTGGAACTCCTTTCTGGCCCAGAACAGGTGGGACAGACCGGCGAACATCATGCCGGCGGCCAGCAGCCATCGCGCGAACGTCTTCATCAGGCCAGTATCCTCCGCCTCGATAGGCTGGAGGCATGAGCGACGGAGCACCACGAGCGATCCGGCGCCTGCCCGACGGCACCGTCAAGCAGATCGGCCCTCTCACCGACACGCGGGTCTGGACGGTTCCGGGCCG
The DNA window shown above is from Microbacterium laevaniformans and carries:
- a CDS encoding MFS transporter, which codes for MVSATASHGTPPQSGLRRVVSASMAGTIVEWYEFFLYATAATLVFNLIMFPPSDDPYAGIIAAFVTYAVGFIARPLGGIVFGHFGDKYGRKKLLQLAIILVGVATFLMGCLPTFQQVGYWAPALLVLLRFAQGFAVGGEWGGGVLLVAEHSPDKTRGFWASFPQAAVPIGNLVATVVLLVLSRTLSAEAFLAWGWRVGFWLSVVIVAIGYYIRTKISDAPIFLEAQKEAEEQKHDRYGVFEVVRRYPRGVLTAMGLRFAENIMYYLVVTFSITYLKIALDVNTAEILGMLVIAHIVHMIVIPLVGALADRIGRKPVYAIGTVGAAAWGFIAFPMFNTKEPAIIILAICLGLVIHSFMYAPQPAIMSEMFPTRMRYSGVSLGYQVTSIVAGSLAPIIATALLSASGSYIPVALYLALAAAITLIAVVSMRETKGSSLHELDRVDRERLVTETGTVRVQAPR
- a CDS encoding response regulator, encoding MTTPLRVLVVDDDFRVAGLHREIVAERSAYRALEPARTLADATAAVRSEHPDLLLVDAYLPDGDGIAFVRETPIDAFVLSAATDAATVRRALRAGALGYLVKPFERRTLVDVLDRYARFRNVLDEQRTVSQDEIDRALGILHAASDTSSVSRSATEQVILGALGDDESSASEIADRAGVSRATAQRHLAALATRGIVEVRLRYGTTGRPEHRYARRRT
- a CDS encoding DoxX family protein, producing MKTFARWLLAAGMMFAGLSHLFWARKEFQAQVPDVVTDVLPIDKDAVVVASGAVEIMLGAALVVLPKERRRVGALLAAFFIAIFPGNIAQAVDRRPAFGLDSDAARLTRLLFQPLLVAWALLATRD
- a CDS encoding sensor histidine kinase, whose product is MLVQLATVAVVVAACVLVFVLLGIQQLRAAAETSALNIARTVAVDPQVRAAVAEISADPGTPRGADLRDAPLQDLAADVTARTGTLFVVITDDHGIRLAHPDPALLGQPVSTDFREVLAGNEVVTWQQGTLGVSARAKVPIWPPGAEGVRPANVSPVGEVSVGFEPASVFDDLPALLGGVAAAAGAGVMLAAVAGIMLRRRWERLTLGLQPEELVALVQNQAAVLDGVGDGVVALDDDGVVRLCNEAARRMLGLEEPTGATLEQLGIAPAILAAARDGTASEGVVVGERVLYADAQPVRRGGRDLGTVLIVRDRTDVAALSERLDTVRAMTGALRVQRHEFANRLHVAVGMLDADRPGEAREFLGEQLHRGPVDYPVENIDRIGDSLLHALIGAHGLEAGERGVRVSVDPDSLLLAPLIEVEDVAAVLGNLVDNAVRAAVEGAPPRHVQIGCFGDGHDLVLTVADSGAGVAADIDLFSRGRRDAADIDRVHGLGVGLPLSRELARRRGGEVWLIAAGGTAPHTGAVFGARLHGVLGDVPAEDSPESGPAPDVFADRRDPTS
- a CDS encoding NYN domain-containing protein, which encodes MVELQGNRVAVYLDFDNIVMSWYDRVHGRNSYAADRQKIIADPDAPEIAQRLKDATIDVGAIIDYAASFGTLVLTRAYADWSSPVNALYRSQLVARAVDLVQLFPAAAYAKNGADIRLAVDTVEDMFRLPDLTHVVIVAGDSDYVPLAQRCKRLGRVVVGVGVAGSTAKSLAAACDQFDSYDSLPGVVLPASAATQKKADAAATSAPSSSRRRKKTEDPTAELLGRALRLEQERTDDEWVHLSAVKNLLKRMDPSFSEKALGHRSFSDFVKAYPGVADIDETTNIVRVRPHSGDDGTADGS
- a CDS encoding CitMHS family transporter, producing MPPVLTSLAAAADEGYDLAFTPSDGVLVVLGFTMVLTFMALIMTRRLTPMVALIVVPTIFGLFAGAGFGLGDMIMDAIKSMAPTAALLMFAIMYFGIMIDVGLFDPLIRLITRVLGDDPAKVVLGTALLAGAVSLDGDGSTTFIITTSAMLPIYLRLGMSPVVLTCVAGLMNGTLNIVPWGGPTVRAASALSLQPTDIFVPMLPSLATGLVISLAFAWFLGLGERRRLAGSIDTTRIESTRGDGIFGAPRLFRGAEPKPGAAATLRTGNIVTVRGARDAVAATALVDAADTAMADTMLDPNRPTLRPRLIWFNLALTVAVMVLLVLDLFPLAFVFMVGAAIALIVNFPKLKSQADEIVAHAPSIVGVVSMVLAAGVLVGVLNGTGMVTAMASWITAVIPAEMGPFLAVITGVLSIPFTFFMSNDAFYFGILPVLAESASHFGIAPVEMARASITGQPVHLQSPLVPAILLLVSLANVNLGDHHKKVLWRAALVSLAMLAVGVLVGVIPLAA
- a CDS encoding Gfo/Idh/MocA family protein → MTDNAPGTTVPTAPIRWGILATGGIAHAFTKDLRTAGLTVTAVGSRRPESARAFAADHDIPHAHGSYEELVADPDVDIVYVASPHSHHREHAILALEAGKHVLIEKAVTLDADEAIAIRDIAAGRGLLAMEAMWTRYLPHMVRIRELIADGTLGEVRAVIADHTQSLPTDPAHRLNALELGGGALLDLGIYPVSFAWDVLGPMTEIRAVGRLGDTGADTEVAIAAVHAGGAVSSIATSSRAAGPNTAHVVGTKARIDIDRVWYEPTSFRVTATDGTVIEEYRSEVDGRGMQFQALAAERLLREGRTDSDLLPFAESIAIMHALDDVRGQLGVAYPKVR